Part of the Brassica oleracea var. oleracea cultivar TO1000 chromosome C8, BOL, whole genome shotgun sequence genome is shown below.
AAGTATATGGACACGCAAAGAAGAGGTGATCACAGGTTTCGTCACGTTCACCGCAGTAAAGACAGACCTGCGGCTGACCCCATTTACTGGTGCGATGACCCGTTGCAAGCCTATCCCTTACTGCCAGCCATGAAATGAAAGCATAGCGGAGGACTGCCTGTAGAAACCAAATCAGCTAGTGCCATTGGACCACATCCTTGCGCTCACGAATCAGATGCCAAGCTTCTGCAGCCACAAAACTGGTACTGTAATCATCCGCACTACACTTCTAAGTCACCCCATCAGCTTCTGCTACAGTTAAGGAGATTGGAAGTTGGGAAATGCCTTGAATGACTTCTTGAATTCGACTGTCCCGACAGTTGCGAAACCGCCACTCCCCATCAACAAAAACCTCACAAAGTCGTGCGTCTCTTCTTATACCTAGTTTCTGAGTTCCAATTTCACCAGTAAGCTCAATCAGCCTGCCCCAGGGTACCACATATCAGTCCAGAATCTCCATCTTTATAAACTTCTTAGCTAAAGGTTTGAGCCTTAGCAACTTCCTCCAAATCCAAGAGCTCTGGCCTGTTTCCTTCGCATCCCAGAAGGTTTCACCATGAAGTAGATAATGTTTCACCCATGCACCCCACAAGGACGTTAAGCAAGAAAATAGGCGCCAGACAAGCTTCAACATGAAGACAGTACTCACCTCTTGCACTCGTCTAGGCCACCTTCTGCCACAGGATAACAAACATCCTCCCACGCTACTTTGGCCTTCAAAGTGTCATTCGGGTTTCCACTCTATAAGAGCGCGGAGCACATACTCTCAATTTCGTCAATGCACGGTTGGGGTAGGCAAAACGCAACACACCAGAAATTTGTCATGCTGGCTATGATTGACTTGATGAGTAACAAACGCCTTGCATAGGCGAGAGCTTTACTTGACCAAGAGAGAAACCGGTTTCCGATCTTTGAAAGCAAAGGCTCATAATCAGCCCTGGACATTATCTTAGAGCTGAGGGGCAGACCAATGTATTTAATGGGAACAGCTGAGACAGAGGCCCGCAGTGGCTGCTTCTTCAGGTATCTCTATATTTTTAAGACATTAGTATTGATGATATTTAGTAAAATTATATCTAAAACCAAATTAAAATTCTATAAAACATATATTATATACACTAAATTATATAATTAAGACAATATGAAAGGCAAATTCCAAAATTTTGGTTAATTTTTATATGGTAAAGTCAGCTAATTTTTATTTCTGTTTTTCAAAAATATAACTTTTTTATAAATTAATAACTTTATAAATTAATAAAATGTTATATTGCCAATATTATTAATTTATAGAGTTTTTACATACTATGTTTTGTTTTTCTAATTAATCAAACCATGCCAATGAGGCAATGGGCGACGTGTTGCCTGGCCATATCAAACTAGTGCATGATATGATTACAATTATTTTCCAGAAAATAAGGAACTATATGTTGGAACAGAGCTAGATCTAAGCATTTTCTTACTTAGTTTCATTGACTTCAATCATGCATGTGTGAGATACCAAACTAAGTCCCACATGACAGAATTAAACAAAGAGTGTCTAATATATAAAAAGCTGTTTATCTCTGATTAGTACGAGGCCTTTTGGGAATAAGCACAAAAGTAAATCCTTGCGGACCAACTTATTAGGCCCAAAGTGGATAATATATCTATAAATTTTGGTTTGGAGAAGTGATGTGATCAATCCAGTTGTCCGTACTTGCTGTGATGTGGTTGACCTAATCCGAGCCAAGAATGCAGAGAGCATCTGGGCGTGGCTGTTTAGTCGTCCTGCCTTTGGTCGGCGAGATGAGAACGCCAGCGCGGGNNNNNNNNNNNNNNNNNNNNNNNNNNNNNNNNNNNNNNNNNNNNNNNNNNNNNNNNNNNNNNNNNNNNNNNNNNNNNNNNNNNNNNNGGGGGGGGGGGGAGAAACGGGGAAACCAGCGAAAGTGTATGCGAGGGATATCGGGTTCGTGGTTCGCCAGGAAAGGAGGTGGGGAGAAACGCGGAGACCAGCGAACGTTGGATCTCAATGCTCTTCTCGGCGACATCCTCGGGGGACGGCTGGCGGGCTGTTGTTGGTTGCCCCGGTGTCAGGTGATCGTCGGCGCACCATGTGTATTGGGCGTGTTGCCGCTGTTGGTCCGCGGCGGCGGTTCAAGTTGGGGTGGACGAATGTTTGCCTAGTCCGCCCATGAGTCATCTGTCCCGCATCTCGTCGTTCGGACGAGTTCTTGGGGTTCATCGGGTGAACGACAGCACGTCACGGCGGTAGTGACGAGCTCTGTTTCGTGTTCTCCAGCGTTGGGAGAGGATGAAGAGTAGCATAGTTTGGCATTTTATGTCTATTGTAGCGTAGTAATGTGCTTGATTTTAATCATGTTGAAGTTGTAGCGTTGACCGCAATAATATGATGTATTGGTTTTGCCATGAATAAAAAGAAAACATCCCGGTTTCGAGAAACATCGGAAAATTTTGCTGCATCGTGCGTTATGCACAATATACATACTTGCCCACCCAAAAGGCTGATGACCGTCCCCGAGGTCATGGCGTGTTCGGTCGGTGAGATCCTTGTCGAGCCGGCGTTTGTTTATTTTAGCCGACTCGGATTTTAACTGAGCCAGAGTTTGGTTTTCGTTTTTGTTATAGCTGGACCCAAGCGGGCTGCCTACGTACTTCCGGAAGAAGGATGAAGAAGGATCAAGCCATTCATAGTTCGTTTTCTTTTTTTTTTGTGGCGTCGTGCGCCGGGGTTACTAGCTGCGGTATAGGCGCAGGTTCATGGAATTCCAGGCACGCTTATCTGGTTCTCCCGATGAAGTTTTGAGGCGGTAAACGCCGGGTTGTATGACTTCGACGATTTTGTAAGGCCATTCCCACTTCGTGCCGAGTTTTCCAGTTCCCCATTCTTTGGTATTCTCGAACACTTTGCGCAGGACCTGGTCCCCGAGTTCCAGTGGCCTGGCGCGTACCTTCTTGTTGTAGTATCCTTTGATCATGTGTTGGTAGTTTTGAATCCGTAGTAGTGCTTGATCGCGTCGCTCTTCTAAGGCGTCTAGTGCATCGAGCATCATGTCGCTGTTGAGTTCTGCATGTTGGGGCATGGTGAGGCGTCGGATGGATCGAGCAGCAACATCATACGCAAAAGCAGCTTCTTCAGCTGTATCAAACGTTCCAAGCAAGTGTCTCTCTTTTGTGAAAGGGTTTCTGATTTCAGCTGCATATCTCCCCCATGGACGCCTCCTAACTCCAAGGTACTTCACTTCTTTGTGACTTCTTCTCTTGTTGGCTTTTGTTCTTGTTTCTTGATTTCAACATGCTTTTCTCTCTTTCTCTCTCTCTAAGTCTCTCTAGGCTTGCTATTATCTATATATAGAGAGAGGAGAGCAAAAGATTGAGTGAACTTGATTGATGCCTTCTTGGCTTTTGGCATTAAATTTAAGGAATTAGTTGGGAGTTACAAGAATTTAACTCCAATGTCTTGCTTGTCCTTTGTAAACTGTGTCAGCAGGAACAGAAAGTGTTACAAATTTTCTCCATTCTTGTCCTTTTGCTTAATATTTTCTACACGTTATCTCTGAGATTATTCATCTTGAGTCATTACATTACTTTACACTAAATTGCATACAAGGAAAGAAAAAAAAAAACAAGGCAATGAAGAACGTATGGAGCCAAAGACAAGTTGTGACAAGGACATTGTCATTTAGTTTAAGACAAAGCTGCACAAATGTCAAGAAACCTAACAGAACTTTCAATGGGAGAACATGTGACACATGCTTAGGGATTTGGATTTTAAGCGTCTAAATTCAATCCTTAAGCATTGATCTCTGTGTGATTAGTTTAGTTAAGTTCTGTTTGGTGTCACTTTGTCTTCTTTCATTTGGTGTCCAAATTTCATATGAAGACAATTATATCTTTATCAAATTCAAAGAGACAAAGATATCAGAGTTCAAGAATTTTGTAAAATATATATATTATCACTTGTGTCTTAAGTCATTTTGCTTCTCATGTTTTCAAGTTGTTCACATTAGTAGAAGAAGCTTTTCAATGAAACCAAAGGCTAAAAGAAACAAAATGAATAAACTAATCAACTACAAGACCGTAACAAGGATATATCTCGACACAGCTCCAGTGCTTCTTAAACATTCAACTGTTCATCTTTCATGTAACGCCAAAGTTATTAAAGATAAAAACAGTCTTCATGCGATTACGGAGAAAAGGAAGCTGGGACGACCCCCGGGAAAGCGTAAGGTTCGACAAAGCCCGAAAACCATCAAAGGATCCAGCTCCAAAAAGAGAAAGGTGCAACCAGCTAAGCCACCCACTGCCCGAAAAAAGCTAAATACAAGTGACGGACAGGAGAAAAGACAAAACTCTCACAGACGAGCATCAAACTCCCGTGAGGTGGGATCCTCTTCGAACTCAGATAACCAGCCGCTATGCAAGATGATCCCGGCAATCTCAAAGAGAAGGATGGATTTTCGAAATCCATCTCCTCTCGGTCCTTAAAAGTAGCGAGCTGGAACTGTCAGGGGTTGGGGAATCCCCGGACAGTTCGACGTCTAAAAGAGATGAAGAGAGATATCTCTCCGGATATTCTTTTCCTCATGGAAACAAAAAATCCCGACAGCTTCGTCAAGAAGAAAACAGACTCGTTACAGTACGAGAACTCACTCTTGATATCGCCAACTGGTCACGGAGCTGGTGGCCTTGCTCTCTTCTGGAAACAGGAAATCAAACTTCAAATTCTAAGCTCCTCGGCAAACTGTATTGATGCCTCTATTGAATTTGAAGGAAAACATTTTTTCGCTTCTTTCATCT
Proteins encoded:
- the LOC106309181 gene encoding uncharacterized protein LOC106309181 — protein: MDFENPSFSLRLPGSSCIAAGYLSSKRIPPHGSLMLVSEEAAFAYDVAARSIRRLTMPQHAELNSDMMLDALDALEERRDQALLRIQNYQHMIKGYYNKKVRARPLELGDQVLRKVFENTKEWGTGKLGTKWEWPYKIVEVIQPGVYRLKTSSGEPDKRAWNSMNLRLYRS